A window from Solanum stenotomum isolate F172 chromosome 5, ASM1918654v1, whole genome shotgun sequence encodes these proteins:
- the LOC125866283 gene encoding zeatin O-glucosyltransferase-like: MASNLHICKNNQKSQKIVVVIVPFLAQGHLNQLLQLSCLIASYNNIKVHYVSTKTHNLQAKVRVSNSFDSLSKIHFHEFPTPSFISPNPNPNSQIKFPSHLQSSFESSSYLRNPVKRLIQTLSSKYQRVVIINDSLMGSVVQDYVSVPNAEAYVFHSVSAFTLLLFIWERKKKSFLIDSEMLIDLPSLEGCFSPEFEKLMKREYECMKFNSGKIFNTCRVMESPFLDLLSKEVTNNNEKQWALGPFNPVTFPKNGPNTKSHMCLLWLDKQEPNSVILVSFGTTTSFSDEQIKEIAIGLEKSEQKFIWVLRDADKGNVFTKDSSRKIELPKGFEERIKEKGILVRDWAPQLDILSHCSTGGFLSHCGWNSCMESISMGVPIAAWPMHSDQPRNAVLITKILKIGIVVREWAKRNELVKSNVVKKCVEKLMASKGGDEMRNKAKYLSVEIRKSVAEGGIKRIELDSFISHITR; the protein is encoded by the coding sequence ATGGCTTCCAATCTTCATATttgcaaaaataaccaaaaaagtcaaaaaattgTTGTAGTAATAGTCCCTTTTCTAGCACAAGGTCATCTTAATCAACTTCTACAACTCTCTTGCCTTATAGCATCTTACAACAACATAAAAGTCCACTATGTTAGTACAAAAACACATAATCTTCAAGCAAAAGTTAGAGTTAGTAATAGTTTTGACTCTCTTTCCAAAATTCATTTCCATGAATTTCCTACTCCAAGTTTCATCtctccaaatccaaatccaaattcGCAAATTAAATTTCCATCTCATCTTCAATCTTCATTTGAATCATCGTCTTATCTGAGGAATCCTGTGAAAAGGTTAATCCAAACTCTTTCATCCAAGTATCAGAGAGTCGTTATCATAAACGACTCTCTGATGGGATCAGTTGTTCAAGATTATGTGTCCGTACCAAATGCTGAGGCATACGTTTTCCATAGTGTGTCAGCTTTTACTCTGCTCCTATTTATATGGGAGCGGAAAAAGAAGTCGTTTCTTATAGACTCTGAAATGTTGATTGACCTTCCTTCCCTCGAAGGTTGTTTTAGTCCAGAATTTGAGAAACTTATGAAAAGAGAATATGAATGCATGAAGTTTAACTCGGGAAAGATTTTCAACACGTGTAGAGTCATGGAAAgtccttttcttgatttgttgtcGAAAGAAGTGACCAATAACAACGAAAAACAATGGGCCCTCGGCCCGTTTAACCCAGTCACATTTCCCAAGAACGGGCCCAATACCAAAAGCCACATGTGTTTGTTATGGCTCGACAAACAAGAACCAAACTCGGTGATATTAGTGTCATTTGGTACCACAACTTCATTTTCTGACGAACAAATCAAGGAAATCGCAATTGGACTAGAGAAGAGCGAACAAAAGTTCATTTGGGTGTTGAGAGACGCGGATAAAGGGAATGTTTTTACTAAAGACTCATCAAGAAAGATTGAATTGCCAAAAGGGTTCGAGGAGAGAATTAAAGAAAAGGGGATTTTGGTAAGAGATTGGGCACCTCAATTGGATATTTTGTCACATTGTTCGACTGGTGGATTCTTGAGTCATTGTGGATGGAATTCCTGCATGGAAAGTATCTCGATGGGCGTGCCAATAGCTGCATGGCCAATGCATTCTGATCAACCAAGAAACGCTGTACTAATAACCAAGATTCTTAAAATTGGAATTGTTGTTAGAGAATGGGCTAAAAGGAATGAATTGGTAAAATCAAATGTGGTGAAAAAATGTGTGGAAAAATTAATGGCATCAAAAGGAGGAGATGAAATGAGGAACAAAGCAAAATATTTGAGTGTAGAAATTAGAAAATCAGTGGCAGAGGGTGGAATTAAACGTATAGAATTGGATTCATTCATATCTCATATAACAAGATAA